From a single Kingella potus genomic region:
- a CDS encoding type II toxin-antitoxin system VapC family toxin — protein sequence MIVLDNNALVFLYRPEGGQEDHSIRMKHLFECQKEQGGIFGIPAPVLSEFLIGEPSPAKRQEFLQLFGAKSRIFKILPFDMKSAAVCAIISDRLKNLPNEESKEPRQKIKIDRQIIAIALSNSAQSVISHDKNLLNTAARLDLKAMSVEDIELPPEMQPGLF from the coding sequence ATGATCGTGCTGGACAACAACGCCTTGGTTTTCCTTTACCGCCCCGAGGGCGGGCAGGAAGACCACAGCATCAGGATGAAGCACCTGTTTGAATGCCAAAAAGAACAAGGCGGCATTTTCGGCATACCCGCCCCCGTGCTATCCGAGTTTCTCATCGGCGAACCAAGCCCCGCCAAACGGCAGGAATTTTTGCAACTGTTTGGCGCGAAAAGCCGGATTTTCAAAATACTGCCTTTCGATATGAAAAGCGCGGCCGTCTGCGCCATCATCTCCGACAGGCTCAAAAACCTGCCAAACGAAGAAAGCAAAGAACCGCGCCAAAAAATCAAAATCGACCGTCAGATTATCGCAATCGCCCTAAGCAACAGCGCACAGTCCGTTATCTCCCACGATAAAAACCTACTGAACACAGCAGCCAGGCTGGACTTGAAAGCCATGTCGGTTGAAGACATAGAACTGCCGCCCGAAATGCAGCCGGGCTTGTTTTAA